A stretch of DNA from uncultured Fibrobacter sp.:
TCCTTTTGAAAATGTTCTATAAGAAATATAACACCTAGAGTTTACTCTAGGTGATGAGTTTTTGTGAAAAAAGTTGAAAAATATTATTTAGAGTTAACTCTAACTCTATCGTTTGGGCGAAAATATTTATATTTTGTAAACATGACTTACTCTATAGGCGATGTCGTCAAGAAGACAGGGCTTTCGGCCTATACCCTGCGCTACTATGAAAAAGAGGGCCTGCTTCCCTTTGTCAAGAAGAACGCCTCGGGCGTGCGGGCCTACAGCGACGAAGATCTTCGCTGGCTTACCATGATTGAATGCCTCAAGGATTCGGGATTACAAATCAAGGAAATCCGCCAGTACATCGAGTGGTTCAACGAGGGCGATTCTACGCTTTCTCAAAGGCTGTCCCTTTTTGAAAACCGCCGCAAGATTCTTGAAAAGGAAATGGCCCGCCTTACGGTGGTCATGAACAAGATTCGCTACAAGGTACTCCTGTATCGGGAAGCCGTTCGGGTGGGCAACCTGGATGTCGCCACCAACGAAAGGCGGTTCCAACATCTGAAGAAAAGGTTGTTCGAGTCCCCGGACGATTTTGACAAGGTAACAGGCTAGACGTGAAAAAATTAATGAAGAAAAAGAAAAATATGATTATCGCACTTTCGACCCTTTTTATTCTGGGAACCGTTGGCGTGCTATTCCTGAACCAGGCAAAATTTGGGCGTATTCCTCAAGGCGATCGTCTTGAACGCATCAAGCAGTCACCGCATTACGATGGTCAAAAGTTCGTGAATGACGAAAAGACCGTCATGATGACAGGCGATAAGAACTTGTTTGAAACGACGCTTGAATTCTTGTTCGGCAAAAGATCGCAAACCGTTCCCGATACAGCGCTAACAGTCGTCAAGACGGATTTGAAAATGCTCCCTGCCGATAAGGATTGGATTGTCTGGTTCGGACACTCTTCGTATTTGATGAACTTATCTGGGAAGAAGATTCTTGTGGATCCCGTATTTTATCAGGGTTCGCCAGTAAGCTTTGTGAACAAGATGTTCAAGGGAACCGACGTTTACAAGCCTGTTGACATGCCGGATATCGATTGCCTGGTTATTTCGCACGATCATTGGGATCATCTGGATTATCAGGCCGTGAAGGAACTCGAACCGCGCGTAAAGCGTGTGGTGACGGGGCTTGGTGTGGGTGAACATTTTGAATACTGGGGATATCCCGTTGAAAAACTTACGGAACTCGACTGGTGGGATTCCGCCGACTTGGGCGAAGGCTTTAACGTGACGGCGACTCCGGCAAGGCATTTTTCGGGCCGTGATCTGCACCAGAACAAGACTCTGTGGGCGTCTTTCGCGTTCAAGTCCCCAAAACGCACCGTTTGGATTGGTGGCGATACGGGGTACGGTCCGCACTTCGAGAAAATCGGAAAGAAATTTACCGACATCGATTTGGCGATTCTTGAAAACGGGCAGTATAACAAGGACTGGTCGCTCATCCACACCATGCCGGAATACCTGGGCAAGGAAATGGTGGAACTCGGTGCGAACCGCTACATGACTGTTCACCATTCCAAGTTCTGCTTGAGCAAGCATTCATACATGGAACCGCTGGAAAACGCGAAACGGGCTGCCCAGGAATCGGGCAAGCCCGTATTGATGCCGAAAATAGGCGAAGTCGTGTACTTGGAGTAAGCGAAATCGTTGGCGCGATTCAGAAGCAAAGCGAATGATGCGCCATGTGATGCTACAACTTATTTTTTTTCTTCAAACGGAACTAAGGAAACGCTGCTAGGTAAATCATTGCTCCCGATACCTGTAAAAAAATATTCATTTCAATAAAAAGGTAAGCCCTCTTTTTTAATTATGGCTGAAAATACAGGTTTTACGGGCGATAAAAACCCAAATTTATTCTTTTTTATCGCGGAAAGCCTTAGGCGTCATCCCAGTCATGCGTCTGAAAAATTTCCCGAACAGGCTTGCATCAATAAAGTTTAGCTCGTTAGAAATTTCTTGAATGTTCTTTTGTGACGATTGTAAAAGGACTTTCGCGTCTAGGGCGATAAATTCGTCAATCCATTGTTTTGCGCCTTTGCCACTCAGTTCTTCAACAACGGTAGAAAGGTATTTAGGGGTGACGCAAAGTTCATAGGCGTAATACTTGACGCTGTGTTCTTTACGGTGACGCTCTTCGACTTTTTGTAAGAAAGCGTTGAATAATGCATTCTTGCGGCTAGATCCCTGTGATTCAACGCTTCTTTCTGTTAAAATTTCAGTGCATTCAAAGGCTATGGATAGCACAAGGTTTTTAATGATTTGATAGTGGTAACGATTGTCTTTTGTAACTTTTATTTTTTCTTGCAGGTGCCTGAAGGATTTTTTTAATTGCTCAAAATCTTCACCATCTCTTTGTTGGAACGGAGCTTGCTTTGCATACTGAATAAATTGTAAACTGTCTTTGATTTGGGACATTAAGTCGTTCATCATGTCTATGGAACATGCAATGCATAACGGTTTTAAGTCGTCGCTTGTGTGAATGACATGGATGGTTTGGCCTGGAAATACTACAAAAACGCACCCCTTTTTCAACTCGTATGTTGTTGTATTCACTTCAATTGTACTGTTACCTCTTTCGATTAAGAAAAAGATAATGCCTTGCAGATAAAAATAACCGGAGGTTTCTAATCCTTCAATGTTATCAAAAAAGACAATTTTCCCTGGAATAGTATTGGACTGCTTTAAGAAGTCTAATAGGGAAATATCGACTTTTCTTATGTTATTTTCGTTTATGGATTTTCTTTTCATAAAATTATAAAACGACTATTTGGAAATTTTCATTGTTAAAATTACCTTAAAATTTCCTAAATAGTTGTAAAAATCTACAAATAATCGTCAAAATTCCTGTTTTTGAGGGAATTTTGATCTAAATCTCTTTTGCAGGTCTGGTTATCGCACTT
This window harbors:
- a CDS encoding MerR family transcriptional regulator, with translation MTYSIGDVVKKTGLSAYTLRYYEKEGLLPFVKKNASGVRAYSDEDLRWLTMIECLKDSGLQIKEIRQYIEWFNEGDSTLSQRLSLFENRRKILEKEMARLTVVMNKIRYKVLLYREAVRVGNLDVATNERRFQHLKKRLFESPDDFDKVTG
- a CDS encoding MBL fold metallo-hydrolase; amino-acid sequence: MKKKKNMIIALSTLFILGTVGVLFLNQAKFGRIPQGDRLERIKQSPHYDGQKFVNDEKTVMMTGDKNLFETTLEFLFGKRSQTVPDTALTVVKTDLKMLPADKDWIVWFGHSSYLMNLSGKKILVDPVFYQGSPVSFVNKMFKGTDVYKPVDMPDIDCLVISHDHWDHLDYQAVKELEPRVKRVVTGLGVGEHFEYWGYPVEKLTELDWWDSADLGEGFNVTATPARHFSGRDLHQNKTLWASFAFKSPKRTVWIGGDTGYGPHFEKIGKKFTDIDLAILENGQYNKDWSLIHTMPEYLGKEMVELGANRYMTVHHSKFCLSKHSYMEPLENAKRAAQESGKPVLMPKIGEVVYLE
- a CDS encoding AraC family transcriptional regulator — translated: MKRKSINENNIRKVDISLLDFLKQSNTIPGKIVFFDNIEGLETSGYFYLQGIIFFLIERGNSTIEVNTTTYELKKGCVFVVFPGQTIHVIHTSDDLKPLCIACSIDMMNDLMSQIKDSLQFIQYAKQAPFQQRDGEDFEQLKKSFRHLQEKIKVTKDNRYHYQIIKNLVLSIAFECTEILTERSVESQGSSRKNALFNAFLQKVEERHRKEHSVKYYAYELCVTPKYLSTVVEELSGKGAKQWIDEFIALDAKVLLQSSQKNIQEISNELNFIDASLFGKFFRRMTGMTPKAFRDKKE